Proteins from one Belonocnema kinseyi isolate 2016_QV_RU_SX_M_011 chromosome 8, B_treatae_v1, whole genome shotgun sequence genomic window:
- the LOC117178926 gene encoding serine/threonine-protein kinase rio2 isoform X1: protein MGKLNVTMLRYLSKEDFRVLTAIEMGLKNHELVPAPLAAQIANLRHGGVHKLLQDLCKHRLLSYERGKHYDGYRLTNSGYDYLALKVLAARNVVTSFGNQIGVGKESNIYVVANDDGKPVVLKLHRLGRTCFRNIKGKRDYHQHRKSSSWLYLSRISATREFAYMKALEERGFPVPRPIDFNRHCVVMELVEGGPLCNVHEVDDVEALYDELMNLIVRLGNYGVIHGDFNEFNIMITNEGKAIVIDFPQMVSTEHMNAKVYFDRDVTCIRDFFKRRFGYESEMFPTFEDLKREDCMDVEIKASGLTRQMEKDLLVEMGMDTEEVEEEAEEQEGSEEETEKFEDAVTTQETVDDIDILRQEVDKSCKIDLGENSEIKPSDSISHKDFVSNHEENVCDKTLMERLMDSLDKFDEGNASQIYNSDEDEIPELIEGPRLAKSHQIKEFNDCRSVRSYTSASTIAPEVIKMKMKSALEKRNTKNSSRRALVRGEASATARSRRENRDNIKQSTGIWGWE, encoded by the exons ATGGGGAAGCTTAACGTTACAATGTTGAGATATTTAAGCAAGGAGGATTTTCGTGTTCTCACAGCG ATTGAGATGGGACTGAAGAATCACGAACTTGTTCCTGCGCCCCTTGCTGCGCAAATCGCAAATTTGCGTCATGGTGGTGTGCATAAACTTTTGCAAGATCTTTGCAAACATCGTTTGCTCAGTTACGAACGGGGAAAGCATT ATGATGGATATCGTTTAACCAATTCCGGTTACGATTATCTCGCTTTGAAAGTCCTCGCAGCTCGCAATGTTGTTACATCTTTCGGCAATCAAATTGGTGTGGGAAAAGAGTCCAACATTTACGTCGTTGCAAATGATGATGGAAAACCGGTCGTTTTGAAGTTACACAGACTTGGTAGAACCTGTTTCCGCAATATCAAGGGAAAACGAGATTACCATCAGCACAGAAAGTCATCGTCCTGGCTTTATTTGTCCAGAATATCTGCAACTAGAGAATTCGCGTATATGAAAGCTTTAGAAGAAAGAGGCTTTCCTGTACCGAGACCTATCGATTTCAATCGACATTGCGTTGTTATGGAGCTGGTTGAAGGTGGACCTCT atgtAACGTGCACGAAGTTGATGATGTAGAAGCTTTGTATGACGAGCTAATGAACTTGATTGTTAGACTCGGAAATTATGGGGTGATACATGgcgattttaacgaatttaatatTATGATAACAAACGAGGGAAAGGCCATCGTTATTGATTTTCCGCAAATGGTTTCAACCGAGCACATGAATGCTAAAGTTTATTTCGATAGAGATGTGACCTGCATTCGAGACTTTTTCAAACGACGCTTTGGTTATGAAAGTGAGATGTTTCCCACATTTGAAGATTTGAA ACGAGAAGACTGTATGGATGTCGAAATTAAAGCAAGTGGACTGACTAGACAAATGGAAAAGGATTTATTAGTTGAAATGGGAATGGATACTGAAGAAGTGGAGGAGGAAGCGGAGGAACAGGAAGGGAGTgaagaagaaactgaaaaattcgaAGATGCCGTTACAACTCAAGAGACTGTAGATGACATCGACATATTAAGGCAAGAAGTTGACAAATCATGTAAAATAGATCTGGGTGAAAATTCTGAAATCAAGCCTTCCGATTCCATTTCCCATAAAGATTTCGTCAGTAATCATGAGGAGAACGTATGCGATAAAACGTTAATGGAAAGGCTAATGGATAGCCTGGATAAATTTGATGAAGGGAATGCCAGTCAAATTTATAATTCAGATGAagatgaaattcctgaattgatAGAAGGTCCTCGGCTGGCTAAATCTCATCAGATTAAAGAGTTTAACGATTGCAGAAGTGTGAGGAGTTATACGTCAGCATCTACGATTGCACCAGAAGTAATTAAAATGAAGATGAAATCTGCATTGGAAAAGAGAAATACGAAAAATTCTTCTCGAAGAGCACTCGTGCGAGGCGAAGCCAGCGCAACTGCCAGAAGTCGAAGAGAAAATCGAGATAATATAAAACAGTCGACAGGAATTTGGGGCTGGGAGTGA
- the LOC117177861 gene encoding uncharacterized protein LOC117177861 yields MYNNQSLDDRVRGSVNHERYDVQSEGTGRRYVMKWSPQEDMKFYSKSRYGSPRMLSRSVPRKNKNLARIRINRSLNFDAGIVKRDLNFKSPNSSLDSICCDDDNQLSEKQLSRSAKIMRALNLSSSLHSSAKKKVNKTLNFDMSPSPKQLSSYSRSPCNIVHLNLSTSSPKISKTLHFDSSPAESNISSILGTSIESIDENQNQTPSQRRRSAKKSLKYLTPLRKSSIGSSDFNGKSSMLRAELKEKIDNIIQVATPNLQTLKKSNKKPGFVEEVFVSTPKNLFNDFVDEDRGGSKTPNNKIRLVPESMSAIKKSHKKERFSRRLDTGVDVMTNEALEIELTEKLDNQKQRRSVTPPVQEDLQNSSYDVNSIKRSHKKDKSQRKLPLYRSEDELSESGSIFDYSGIKDISSSCEADLDHFEGERNNATGNSPTDMELLEDKMILTPVKLNYESDSEIEKINDSVQDFTSPKSEKNKVVIRITSPTTPTNGASPTTSKTRPTNQESPENARPSTPKNRFDFLQRVIGSSIKKSHKKIKDENKKKLLKPRMLQDGLDVPNQDSREHPGLNSEEPEASCSKNKETHISLSSNRAATPDNINSSRLLLPQFSSVKKSHKKDKTSKILSSFARRQKIFSYDKERLSSSNCGARNSSSLANDFKSYSLQQIDGRSSETANDGISEIDKIQRSPRSTDSSPNKRKLSSSFDLDEACTPLSMDDSVSINYVTAEEEFKIFTPIKKRRAAPTRRLSDCEYEFEDIPLDNFEDVPLTRCTTPVLDQSRLMDSIEDNFFTPERSTYALHVSAEPRGKSTPKNRLTAELMSNVNSIKQSHRKDKKGSKLSFKNESARLDIEAETRFGEINSPLLRPPSNFLTPDSSLLSDNVSDGSFRNVSLMASKFLQSYQSEHSKPSTSSESREDNDDGEGKKTYNLTTTPPNLMKTKGYLKILQNDSIKKSHKKKRQELRHSMLFQDPEISDDGSIFSEEDRVEDFSMDRAMNRKSSGKSLTESRVTVVVNMNESLFGDNLNKKRRSFQHPNPYNRTENSSDDGSIFDSDEKLEDRFNDFNEL; encoded by the exons ATGTACAATAACCAAAGTCTAGATGACAGAGTGAGAGGTAGCGTTAATCACGAACGGTACGATGTTCAAAGTGAAGGAACCGGAAGAAGATACGTAATGAAATGGAGTCCTCAAGAAGAcatgaaattttattctaaaagtcGCTACGGTTCACCAAGAATGCTTAGTAGATCTGTGCcgagaaaaaacaaaaatctGGCTCGAATCAGAATAAACAGGTCTTTGAACTTCGATGCTGGAATTGTcaaaagagatttaaattttaaatctcctAATTCTAGTTTAGATAGTATTTGCTGCGATGACGATAACCAATTGTCCGAGAAGCAACTCTCAAGATCGGCGAAGATCATGAGAGCCTTGAATTTGAGTAGCAGTCTTCACAGCTCTGCAAAAAAGAAAGTTAACAAAACCCTGAACTTCGATATGAGTCCGAGTCCGAAACAACTATCAAGCTACAGTCGCAGTCCTTGCAatattgtacatttaaatttgagCACATCTTCTCCCAAGATCAGCAAAACCTTGCATTTTGATTCGAGTCCTGCCGAATCCAACATCAGTAGCATATTGGGTACTTCTATCGAGTCCATCGACGAGAATCAAAACCAAACGCCATCTCAAAGAAGAAGGAGCGCGAAAAAGTCTCTGAAGTATCTTACACCCCTCAGAAAATCAAGTATTGGTTCTTCTGATTTCAACGGCAAGTCGTCTATGCTTCGTGCCgaacttaaagaaaaaattgacaatATCATACAAGTGGCGACTCCGAATTTGCAGACTTTGAAGAAAAGTAACAAAAAGCCTGGTTTTGTTGAGGAAGTCTTTGTCAGCACTCCCAAGAATTTGTTCAACGACTTTGTCGATGAAGACCGCGGAGGATCGAAAACTCCTAATAATAAGATTCGGCTCGTTCCTGAAAGCATGAGTGCGATTAAGAAGAGTCACAAGAAG GAAAGGTTTTCACGTCGATTAGACACTGGCGTTGATGTGATGACGAATGAGGCTTTGGAAATCGAATTGACCGAGAAACTGGATAATCAAAAACAACGACGATCTGTAACACCTCCAGTGCAAGAAGATCTTCAGAATTCGAGTTACGACGTGAATTCTATCAAACGATCTCACAAGAAAGATAAGAGCCAACGGAAATTGCCCTTGTATCGTTCGGAGGACGAACTCTCAGAATCAGgatcaattttcgattattcTGGGATCAAAGACATCTCTAGTTCCTGCGAAGCTGATTTGGATCATTTTGAAGGCGAGAGAAACAATGCCACAGGAAACAGCCCAACTGATATGGAACTTCTTGAAGATAAAATGATTCTCACACCTGTAAAGTTGAATTATGAGAGTGATTCAGAGATAGAAAAAATTAACGATTCGGTACAAGATTTTACTAGTccaaaatcagaaaaaaacaaGGTAGTAATACGTATCACTTCTCCAACTACTCCTACGAATGGAGCTTCGCCAACAACTTCAAAAACTCGTCCAACTAACCAAGAATCGCCTGAAAATGCTCGACCTTCAACTCCAAAAAATCGGTTTGATTTTCTGCAACGTGTGATAGGAAGTTCTATTAAAAAGTCACACAAGAAAATCAAGGATGAAAATAAGAAGAAACTTTTAAAGCCCAGAATGCTCCAAGACGGTCTTGATGTTCCCAATCAAGATAGTCGGGAACATCCAGGTTTAAATAGCGAAGAGCCAGAGGCTTCTTGTTCGAAAAATAAAGAAACACATATTTCGTTATCCAGTAATCGAGCCGCCACTCCCGATAATATAAATTCCAGTAGGCTCTTACTGCCTCAGTTTAGTTCTGTTAAGAAGTCTCATAAGAAGGACAAGACTAGTAAAATTCTATCCAGCTTTGCCAGACGACAGAAGATTTTCAGTTACGATAAAGAAAGATTGTCGAGTTCAAATTGTGGGGCCAGAAATTCTAGTTCGCTGGCGAACGATTTCAAGAGCTACTCCTTGCAGCAAATCGACGGTAGATCTAGTGAAACTGCGAATGACGGAATTTCGGAGATTGACAAAATCCAAAGGTCTCCTCGTTCGACTGATTCTTCCCCTAATAAGAGAAAACTGTCTAGTTCCTTTGATTTAGATGAAGCTTGCACTCCACTTTCAATGGACGATTCGGTTTCTATTAATTATGTAACTGCGgaagaggaatttaaaattttcacacccATAAAGAAGAGGAGAGCAGCTCCAACTAGAAGATTGTCCGATTGTGAATACGAATTTGAGGATATTCCCTTGGACAACTTTGAAGATGTTCCCTTGACAAGATGCACGACTCCAGTTTTAGACCAAAGCAGACTTATGGACTCTATCGAGGACAATTTTTTTACGCCCGAGAGAAGCACTTATGCCCTACATGTTTCCGCGGAACCAAGGGGAAAGTCTACTCCGAAAAATAGGTTGACGGCGGAATTAATGTCGAATGTTAATTCTATTAAACAATCCCACAGAAAAGATAAGAAGGGAAGTAAACTTTCTTTCAAGAATGAATCCGCTCGGCTGGATATCGAGGCGGAAACACGTTTTGGTGAAATTAATTCACCGTTACTTAGACCCCCATCTAATTTTTTGACTCCGGATTCCAGTCTTCTTAGCGACAATGTTAGTGATGGAAGCTTCAGAAACGTATCGCTCATGGCTTCTAAGTTTTTGCAATCCTATCAGTCCGAGCATTCTAAACCATCAACGAGTTCTGAGAGCAGAGAGGACAATGATGACGGAGAAGGAAAGAAGACTTATAATTTGACCACAACGCCTCCGAATCTCATGAAGACAaagggatatttaaaaattttgcagaatgATTCCATTAAGAAATCACATAAGAAAAAGAGGCAAGAATTGAGACACAGTATGCTGTTTCAAGATCCAGAAATATCGGATGATGGATCTATTTTTTCGGAGGAAGACAGAGTTGAGGACTTTTCAATGGACCGCGCGATGAACAGAAAGAGTTCTGGAAAAAGCTTGACGGAAAGTCGAGTCACGGTCGTTGTCAACATGAACGAGAGTCTATTTggagataatttaaataaaaag agaCGATCATTCCAGCATCCAAACCCATACAATCGCACTGAAAACTCCTCAGACGATGGTTCAATCTTCGATTCAGACGAAAAATTGGAGGACAGATTCAACGATTTTAACGAATTGTAA
- the LOC117178926 gene encoding serine/threonine-protein kinase RIO2 isoform X2 — translation MGLKNHELVPAPLAAQIANLRHGGVHKLLQDLCKHRLLSYERGKHYDGYRLTNSGYDYLALKVLAARNVVTSFGNQIGVGKESNIYVVANDDGKPVVLKLHRLGRTCFRNIKGKRDYHQHRKSSSWLYLSRISATREFAYMKALEERGFPVPRPIDFNRHCVVMELVEGGPLCNVHEVDDVEALYDELMNLIVRLGNYGVIHGDFNEFNIMITNEGKAIVIDFPQMVSTEHMNAKVYFDRDVTCIRDFFKRRFGYESEMFPTFEDLKREDCMDVEIKASGLTRQMEKDLLVEMGMDTEEVEEEAEEQEGSEEETEKFEDAVTTQETVDDIDILRQEVDKSCKIDLGENSEIKPSDSISHKDFVSNHEENVCDKTLMERLMDSLDKFDEGNASQIYNSDEDEIPELIEGPRLAKSHQIKEFNDCRSVRSYTSASTIAPEVIKMKMKSALEKRNTKNSSRRALVRGEASATARSRRENRDNIKQSTGIWGWE, via the exons ATGGGACTGAAGAATCACGAACTTGTTCCTGCGCCCCTTGCTGCGCAAATCGCAAATTTGCGTCATGGTGGTGTGCATAAACTTTTGCAAGATCTTTGCAAACATCGTTTGCTCAGTTACGAACGGGGAAAGCATT ATGATGGATATCGTTTAACCAATTCCGGTTACGATTATCTCGCTTTGAAAGTCCTCGCAGCTCGCAATGTTGTTACATCTTTCGGCAATCAAATTGGTGTGGGAAAAGAGTCCAACATTTACGTCGTTGCAAATGATGATGGAAAACCGGTCGTTTTGAAGTTACACAGACTTGGTAGAACCTGTTTCCGCAATATCAAGGGAAAACGAGATTACCATCAGCACAGAAAGTCATCGTCCTGGCTTTATTTGTCCAGAATATCTGCAACTAGAGAATTCGCGTATATGAAAGCTTTAGAAGAAAGAGGCTTTCCTGTACCGAGACCTATCGATTTCAATCGACATTGCGTTGTTATGGAGCTGGTTGAAGGTGGACCTCT atgtAACGTGCACGAAGTTGATGATGTAGAAGCTTTGTATGACGAGCTAATGAACTTGATTGTTAGACTCGGAAATTATGGGGTGATACATGgcgattttaacgaatttaatatTATGATAACAAACGAGGGAAAGGCCATCGTTATTGATTTTCCGCAAATGGTTTCAACCGAGCACATGAATGCTAAAGTTTATTTCGATAGAGATGTGACCTGCATTCGAGACTTTTTCAAACGACGCTTTGGTTATGAAAGTGAGATGTTTCCCACATTTGAAGATTTGAA ACGAGAAGACTGTATGGATGTCGAAATTAAAGCAAGTGGACTGACTAGACAAATGGAAAAGGATTTATTAGTTGAAATGGGAATGGATACTGAAGAAGTGGAGGAGGAAGCGGAGGAACAGGAAGGGAGTgaagaagaaactgaaaaattcgaAGATGCCGTTACAACTCAAGAGACTGTAGATGACATCGACATATTAAGGCAAGAAGTTGACAAATCATGTAAAATAGATCTGGGTGAAAATTCTGAAATCAAGCCTTCCGATTCCATTTCCCATAAAGATTTCGTCAGTAATCATGAGGAGAACGTATGCGATAAAACGTTAATGGAAAGGCTAATGGATAGCCTGGATAAATTTGATGAAGGGAATGCCAGTCAAATTTATAATTCAGATGAagatgaaattcctgaattgatAGAAGGTCCTCGGCTGGCTAAATCTCATCAGATTAAAGAGTTTAACGATTGCAGAAGTGTGAGGAGTTATACGTCAGCATCTACGATTGCACCAGAAGTAATTAAAATGAAGATGAAATCTGCATTGGAAAAGAGAAATACGAAAAATTCTTCTCGAAGAGCACTCGTGCGAGGCGAAGCCAGCGCAACTGCCAGAAGTCGAAGAGAAAATCGAGATAATATAAAACAGTCGACAGGAATTTGGGGCTGGGAGTGA